From Pseudobdellovibrio exovorus JSS, a single genomic window includes:
- a CDS encoding 2Fe-2S iron-sulfur cluster-binding protein, producing the protein MVSSKRLQIKGFFSALEITAGDNLLDTLNANNVGIYQSCGANGSCTTCRVFILKGLENCSPRTEIEAERADERGFEDNERLACQTQVFGDIEIEIVNLEIE; encoded by the coding sequence ATGGTTTCAAGTAAAAGACTACAAATAAAAGGCTTTTTTTCTGCTCTGGAAATAACGGCAGGGGACAATTTACTTGATACATTAAATGCCAACAATGTGGGCATTTATCAGTCCTGCGGGGCCAATGGCTCCTGCACCACCTGCCGTGTTTTTATACTAAAAGGCCTCGAAAACTGTAGCCCACGTACGGAAATCGAAGCCGAACGGGCCGACGAGCGCGGCTTTGAGGACAACGAACGCCTCGCCTGCCAAACACAGGTTTTCGGGGACATCGAAATAGAAATTGTAAATCTCGAAATCGAATAA
- a CDS encoding PolC-type DNA polymerase III — MRFIAFDLETTGTVPGVDQIVEIGAVRFNEQGIVDSVFSTLVDPQRSIPPGASAVNGITDAMVAGKPKIDSLLPAFAEFCEDLILVAHNAPFDAQFLISDIKKHEAPAPLGVIVDTLPISRKVFPGLANYKLGTLVQHLKIPAGEFHRAEEDATYCGNVFLEMIRRISVGGKAPQVENLVALTGKPELRFPQIERQPKQMGFMF, encoded by the coding sequence ATGAGATTCATAGCATTTGACTTAGAAACCACAGGAACTGTACCGGGCGTTGACCAGATCGTTGAAATCGGAGCCGTGCGCTTCAATGAACAAGGAATCGTGGACAGCGTGTTTTCAACTTTAGTTGATCCACAAAGAAGTATTCCTCCAGGAGCTTCTGCGGTGAATGGAATTACAGATGCAATGGTTGCAGGTAAGCCTAAGATCGACTCGCTATTACCGGCCTTTGCTGAGTTCTGCGAAGATTTGATTTTGGTGGCTCATAATGCTCCGTTTGATGCTCAGTTTTTAATTTCCGATATTAAAAAACACGAAGCTCCGGCTCCGCTGGGTGTGATCGTGGATACTTTGCCTATCAGTCGTAAAGTTTTTCCTGGTTTAGCCAATTACAAATTGGGAACTTTAGTTCAGCATTTAAAAATTCCTGCTGGTGAATTCCATCGCGCGGAAGAAGATGCGACTTACTGTGGAAATGTTTTCTTAGAAATGATCCGCCGTATTTCTGTAGGTGGTAAAGCTCCACAAGTGGAAAACCTTGTGGCTTTGACTGGTAAACCAGAACTGCGCTTCCCGCAGATCGAGCGCCAGCCAAAACAAATGGGCTTCATGTTCTAG